From one Caldithrix abyssi DSM 13497 genomic stretch:
- a CDS encoding T9SS type A sorting domain-containing protein, whose protein sequence is MRPVLSLFFLLFLTSFVLAQYNPTQNRARAYQDKGVLKLAIGNYGRFGGVASPEGWWWDFQYISNLSFVMGIPGKDKNGNPHPWAVGPKTVYDITNNEFVTLGNDTTYWGATVSESWFDRTPGLNRTDWEVVEDATSKLYNPNATAGNYYGKYGYYTNAEDSTPLIATSTIPNTWPLINGERVWPGRWAKDPADPSCVREIEGQFVSDQDIYFQFDDRLATRDVDPGQGYPMNVRVEVSSYSYADTSARDMIFFNLIIHNNSSYDYKEAYLGLYFDANVYSRLGNGSYSGRTSDDDMMAYDLENNMAYIYDLDGDHSNPFDGDKKLAFCAVKFLDTPTASRDLDLNGDGAYDVAKNDKLGLTSWHWFDWYFRPGARDVNPTQGPWSGDGMTAVAANKEEIQYKIMAGDTTDLSAYDSSHYFHPPRTANGYGNLNPYFDSLDGLLYAYPEGLDCIFIMASGPFDLMAGDSVPFSFCLIMAHDMNQLKLRARTAQSIFENNYRLVPTAVKENKNVRPASGYDLHQNYPNPFNARTKIQFEIPKKDHVRLELFNSTGQKVHILLDKALAAGRHEVIWDAAKWPSGLYFYRLIVGQKLIDTQKMLLLK, encoded by the coding sequence ATGAGACCTGTCTTGTCGTTGTTTTTCCTGTTATTTTTAACCAGTTTTGTATTGGCTCAATACAACCCCACGCAAAACAGAGCGCGAGCTTACCAGGATAAGGGCGTATTAAAATTAGCCATTGGAAATTATGGTCGCTTTGGAGGTGTGGCTTCTCCTGAAGGCTGGTGGTGGGATTTTCAATATATTTCCAACCTTTCTTTTGTAATGGGGATTCCGGGTAAAGATAAAAATGGCAATCCCCATCCCTGGGCTGTTGGTCCCAAAACGGTGTATGATATTACAAACAATGAATTTGTTACCCTTGGGAACGATACAACTTATTGGGGCGCAACGGTTTCCGAGTCGTGGTTTGATCGTACGCCAGGGCTTAATCGCACGGACTGGGAAGTGGTGGAAGACGCGACTTCGAAGCTTTATAATCCCAATGCAACAGCCGGCAATTATTATGGCAAATATGGGTATTACACCAATGCGGAAGATTCTACTCCGTTAATTGCCACCAGTACCATTCCGAACACATGGCCTTTGATAAATGGCGAACGCGTCTGGCCCGGGCGCTGGGCAAAAGACCCCGCCGATCCATCATGCGTCAGAGAGATTGAAGGCCAATTTGTTTCTGATCAGGATATTTATTTCCAGTTTGATGATCGGCTGGCCACAAGAGACGTCGATCCCGGACAGGGATATCCGATGAATGTTCGCGTGGAAGTATCTTCCTATTCTTATGCAGATACCAGCGCCAGAGATATGATCTTTTTTAATTTAATCATCCACAACAATTCTTCTTATGATTATAAAGAGGCGTATTTAGGATTATATTTTGATGCGAATGTTTACTCGCGTTTAGGAAATGGCTCGTATTCAGGGAGAACCAGTGACGACGATATGATGGCTTATGATCTGGAAAACAATATGGCTTACATTTATGATCTGGACGGCGATCATAGTAATCCGTTTGATGGGGACAAAAAATTGGCCTTTTGTGCGGTGAAATTTTTAGACACGCCGACAGCGTCCCGCGATCTTGATTTAAACGGCGACGGGGCATACGATGTAGCAAAAAATGATAAATTAGGATTGACCAGCTGGCACTGGTTCGACTGGTACTTCCGACCTGGCGCACGCGATGTTAATCCCACACAGGGGCCATGGTCAGGCGATGGAATGACGGCGGTAGCTGCCAATAAAGAAGAAATCCAGTATAAAATAATGGCTGGCGATACCACGGATCTTTCCGCGTACGATTCGTCGCATTATTTCCATCCGCCTCGTACGGCCAACGGGTATGGTAATTTGAATCCATATTTTGACTCATTGGATGGATTATTATATGCTTACCCTGAAGGTCTGGACTGCATTTTTATTATGGCCAGCGGCCCATTCGATTTAATGGCCGGCGATTCGGTGCCTTTCTCTTTTTGCCTGATCATGGCTCATGATATGAATCAATTGAAATTGAGAGCGCGAACCGCACAAAGCATTTTCGAAAATAATTACAGGTTGGTGCCCACGGCTGTCAAAGAAAATAAAAATGTTCGACCCGCTTCCGGATATGATCTGCATCAGAATTACCCTAATCCATTCAATGCGCGCACGAAAATTCAATTTGAAATCCCGAAAAAAGATCATGTTCGTCTGGAATTGTTCAATTCGACCGGACAAAAAGTTCACATTTTGTTGGACAAAGCTTTAGCCGCGGGTAGGCATGAGGTCATATGGGACGCCGCTAAATGGCCCAGCGGTTTGTATTTTTACCGACTGATTGTCGGTCAAAAGTTAATCGACACGCAAAAAATGTTATTGCTTAAATAA
- a CDS encoding BamA/OMP85 family outer membrane protein → MMLNKAKKNIKQLFFFALILCNTYAVLAAGRKIDKIHFSKVPFKGDQSLQEIINSREGKLYEPRLVKLDRILLTNYFKNYGFLNVYVRDSVALDPRKNKVTIYYLIDLGKRYFFGGVRFSGLHSITLNQLEPAFKNLRIGEPFLEAKVSEAIRRVEDIYYNSGKPYVQITPEYIYEQDSLIFLYLKIKENATVYIKDIQYEGMKLVLKFLIRRELEIKKGDRYNRRALNKSQQNLYATGLFRYVRFDLEPLAGDSTQAVLKILVQEKEARWIGFRLGVAHDQEIYYGNKLELTLQGGHRNLFGTGRSLNFYLTPSFYYDFGNNKIFNSDNKATLVYVEPWMFYTRTPGVLQLAFEQYRPLNSAHFNIYRSSFDVRKVFSPGVEMNGGFSARKVDLIKEGEIDTTLISLEQVRKSAVYSVSFYAKRDKRKNMFNPHDGSYTDASVSFSYSRGKNENDETEINRYITMTASWQRYQPFRPKVLHFKRWNFTLATRIKIGAIFEPAGNKEIPIDDRFFAGGATTVRGYHEQLLGPAAAYDANGKIVRAAGGKALFLANAEVRMPLFWLLIMETFVDAGNVWAELKDVNPLTIKPTTGIGLAVLTPLGPIRIDFGYKLLPKKSDPSRYAIHAGLYFAF, encoded by the coding sequence ATGATGTTAAACAAAGCAAAAAAAAATATCAAACAACTTTTCTTCTTTGCGCTTATTTTGTGCAACACATACGCCGTTCTTGCCGCCGGACGCAAAATTGATAAAATCCATTTTAGTAAAGTTCCATTTAAAGGCGACCAATCTTTACAAGAAATCATCAATTCCAGAGAGGGTAAATTATACGAACCGCGGCTGGTTAAGCTGGACCGCATCTTACTGACCAATTATTTCAAAAACTACGGCTTTTTAAATGTGTATGTACGCGACAGCGTGGCGTTGGACCCGCGCAAAAACAAAGTAACAATCTATTATCTGATTGATTTGGGCAAGCGCTATTTTTTCGGCGGCGTACGGTTTAGCGGCCTGCATTCTATTACTTTAAACCAACTGGAACCGGCCTTTAAAAATTTGCGCATTGGCGAACCGTTTTTAGAGGCAAAGGTCAGCGAGGCCATCCGTCGTGTGGAAGATATCTACTACAACTCCGGTAAACCGTATGTGCAAATCACGCCCGAATACATCTACGAACAGGATTCGCTCATTTTCCTCTATCTTAAAATTAAAGAGAACGCCACAGTTTACATCAAAGACATTCAATACGAAGGCATGAAACTGGTGCTAAAGTTCCTGATCCGGCGCGAGCTGGAAATAAAAAAAGGCGACCGTTATAATCGTCGCGCATTGAACAAATCGCAACAAAATCTGTACGCCACCGGCCTGTTCCGCTATGTGCGTTTCGATCTGGAACCGCTTGCCGGAGACTCTACCCAGGCCGTGTTAAAAATCCTGGTTCAGGAAAAAGAAGCTCGCTGGATCGGTTTCCGGCTTGGCGTTGCCCACGATCAGGAGATTTACTACGGCAATAAACTGGAATTAACCCTTCAGGGCGGTCACCGTAATCTGTTTGGCACAGGACGCAGCCTCAATTTTTACCTGACGCCTTCATTCTACTACGATTTCGGCAACAACAAAATTTTTAATTCCGACAACAAGGCCACCCTGGTTTACGTTGAACCCTGGATGTTTTACACCAGAACGCCCGGCGTTTTGCAACTGGCATTTGAACAGTACCGCCCCCTGAATAGCGCGCATTTCAATATTTACCGTAGTTCGTTCGATGTACGTAAAGTATTCTCTCCAGGAGTAGAAATGAACGGCGGCTTTTCCGCCAGAAAAGTCGATTTGATTAAAGAAGGCGAAATTGACACCACGCTCATCTCCCTGGAACAAGTGCGTAAAAGCGCGGTGTACTCCGTTTCCTTTTACGCCAAACGGGACAAACGAAAAAACATGTTTAATCCGCACGATGGTTCTTACACCGATGCAAGCGTCTCTTTTAGCTACAGCCGCGGTAAAAACGAAAACGATGAAACCGAAATAAACCGTTACATCACGATGACCGCTTCCTGGCAGCGTTATCAGCCGTTCCGTCCTAAAGTTCTGCACTTTAAACGCTGGAATTTTACCCTTGCCACCCGAATAAAAATCGGCGCCATTTTCGAACCGGCCGGCAACAAAGAAATTCCTATTGACGATCGCTTTTTTGCCGGCGGCGCGACCACCGTACGCGGCTATCACGAACAGTTGTTAGGCCCGGCCGCCGCCTACGACGCCAACGGCAAAATCGTCCGCGCAGCCGGCGGCAAGGCGCTTTTCCTGGCCAATGCCGAAGTGCGTATGCCCCTTTTCTGGCTATTAATCATGGAAACCTTTGTGGACGCCGGTAATGTGTGGGCCGAATTAAAAGACGTCAACCCTTTAACCATCAAACCAACAACAGGAATCGGACTGGCCGTTTTAACGCCCCTTGGTCCCATTCGTATTGATTTCGGCTACAAACTGCTGCCAAAAAAATCCGACCCTTCACGCTACGCCATTCACGCCGGTTTGTATTTTGCTTTTTGA
- a CDS encoding IS110 family transposase, with amino-acid sequence MKQSLQSNKLRFDGQVFFIGIDVHKKSWTITIRLNGMQLKTFTMEPNAKQLQKFLKKNYQGGHYFSVYEAGFSGYWLHHQLTELGIKNIVVSPGDVPISNKEKSYKDDAIDSRKLARELENNSLKAIFVPTPKQSATRQISRLYALQSNENKKIRLRIKSFLNYLGVEIPFEVGSRWSNRLINWLEKLELKNEGDRYYLDQLIKNMKAKRKELLATLKLIRKNYADHQVIKRLRTIPGIGLITAFTYYAEIMDIRRFDNENKLASYVGLIPSLKSSGNRTRVRGLNHRQNKLLKFRIIESAWVAIKNDPALTSSYVSYIKRMPKQKAIIKIARKLLNRMRSVWINQKEYQIGRMI; translated from the coding sequence ATGAAGCAATCACTACAAAGTAATAAGTTAAGGTTTGACGGACAAGTTTTTTTTATTGGGATTGATGTCCATAAAAAAAGTTGGACAATCACAATTAGGTTAAACGGCATGCAGTTGAAAACCTTTACCATGGAGCCAAACGCAAAACAACTCCAAAAGTTTTTGAAAAAAAATTATCAGGGAGGACATTATTTCTCCGTTTATGAAGCCGGATTTAGTGGATATTGGCTTCACCACCAACTGACGGAATTAGGCATCAAAAACATAGTGGTCAGTCCTGGCGATGTACCTATTAGCAATAAAGAAAAAAGTTACAAAGATGATGCTATTGATTCGCGTAAGCTTGCAAGGGAATTAGAAAACAACTCACTCAAAGCAATTTTTGTGCCTACTCCTAAACAAAGCGCCACGCGCCAAATATCAAGACTGTACGCACTACAGAGTAATGAGAATAAGAAAATTAGACTCCGGATAAAATCATTTTTAAATTACCTGGGAGTTGAGATTCCTTTTGAAGTTGGGAGTCGATGGTCTAATCGATTAATTAATTGGTTAGAAAAACTGGAATTAAAGAATGAAGGAGATCGTTATTACTTGGATCAGTTAATCAAAAACATGAAAGCCAAAAGAAAAGAGCTTTTAGCTACTTTAAAGTTAATCAGAAAAAACTATGCTGACCATCAAGTGATTAAACGATTACGTACTATTCCAGGTATTGGATTAATAACGGCCTTTACCTATTATGCGGAAATAATGGATATTCGTCGTTTTGATAATGAGAATAAGTTAGCTTCCTATGTGGGCTTAATTCCATCTCTTAAATCGTCAGGTAATAGAACTCGAGTTCGAGGGCTTAATCATCGTCAGAATAAACTTTTAAAATTCAGAATTATTGAATCAGCCTGGGTAGCTATAAAAAATGATCCGGCTTTAACCTCAAGTTACGTGAGCTATATTAAAAGAATGCCAAAGCAGAAAGCGATCATCAAAATAGCCAGAAAACTATTAAACAGAATGCGTAGTGTCTGGATTAATCAAAAAGAATATCAAATAGGGAGAATGATATAG